The window TGGATTAACCGCTGTAAATTCGAGACCGAACATCTATTTCTCCAAAATCATGCTTATCAATTTCTCTTTAATTTCTTGACGTTTCTTTTCTATAATACGTTGTTTCTTTTCTTTTTCTCTTCCCACCATTTCATCCAGTTCCTTCTGGCGTTTTTCCACTTCGAGGGTTATTTCATCTTTACGCTTCTGCATTTCTTTTTCAAAATTATTCTGGTACTCTTCTTCCATCTTAATCGCTTTCGCGCGCGCCTCATCTAACACAGCCTTGGCCTTTTTCTCGGTCTCCATGCTGTTTTGCTGAACTTCGTGCTCGACCTTGATAATCGAATCGATTATGTTCCTCATTATTGTTCTCCCGTCACAATCAGGTCAAAATCCGTCTGCGACAAAAGTTTCCGTTCGACCACCCCGAACAGGTCGCGGCAGTCCTGCGATTCACGGCGTTTCGCGATACATACCAGTTTCGCATCCGCCTGATCGTTTTTTATATACTCGAGTATTTCCGAGAACGGGTCCCCCTCGAGCAGGACTTTTGTTATCGCGATACCCGTTTGTTCCGCGACCTTCTCCGCATAATGCAGGTACTTTTCCGCGTCGCGTTTCAGGCTGTCGGTAAACATCGCGGATTCCTCGTCGATAAATATCTTATACCGTTGGAGTTTGTT of the Brevinematales bacterium genome contains:
- a CDS encoding universal stress protein, with protein sequence MQKIYIPICGATEAKRAIQKGIETAKRFDLEVVVINVVDQESINKLQRYKIFIDEESAMFTDSLKRDAEKYLHYAEKVAEQTGIAITKVLLEGDPFSEILEYIKNDQADAKLVCIAKRRESQDCRDLFGVVERKLLSQTDFDLIVTGEQ